The sequence TTCGGCGGTGTAGGCAAATCCGGCCCAGTAGGCCTGCTGCGACTTGTCGGCGGCCTGTGCGCTGTTGGCAACGGCGGTGCCCACCAGCAGCAGCCCGCACACCAGCAGCCACGCGCCATGCGCGCGCGTGCGCTTCTTCCCTGAAAACATCGTCCCGCGTCCTTATCGGCTGGACCAGACGGGTGCCTGGTCACTTTCGTGAAGTGCGACACGATAGAAGATGAATGCGACGCAATCAAGTCAAGCGGATCAGCGGGAACCCGCTCGTGCCTGCAGAAGCGCCCGTTCCCGGGCATTGGGCGTAAGCCGCGCCGCGCGCGCAAAGGCTTCTGCAGCTTCCTCATTCCGGCCCATCTGCGACAAAAGGTCACCCTGCACCGCCGCCAGCGGCGCGTAGTCCTGCAACCGCGGATCCTCGGCCAGCGCTTCCACCAGCGGCCATGCCACAGCGGCGCCTTCCGCGCGCGACACCGCCACCGCGCGGTTGAGCTCCACCACCGGCGACGGCTGCACCTGCGCCAGCCGCGCATACAACGCGGCCATGCGCGCCCAATCTGTCTGCTCGGCGCGCCGCGCGCTGGCATGACAATCGGCAATCGCGGCCTGCAGCACGTAGCCATCGTCCGCGCCGCCCAGCGCCAGCGCCTGCCGCAACGCGGCCTGGCCGCGCGCCACCTGCAGGTGGTCCCAGCGGGTGCGGTCCTGCTCCGGCAGCAGGATCGGATTGCCATGCGCGTCCACCCGCGCCGCCGCGCGCGAGGCCTGAAGTTCCATCAGCGCCAGCAGCCCATGCACCTGCGGCCACGTCGGCAACCGCTGCTGCAGCACGCGGCCCAGCCGCAGCGCCTCCTCGCACAGCGCCGGGCGCATCCAGTCATCGCCGCTGCTGGCCGCGTAGCCTTCATTGAAGATCAGGTACACCACCGCCAGCACTGACCCCAGCCGTTCCGGCAACGCGGCCTGGCGCGGCACCTCGAACGCCACCTGTTTCGCGGCAAGCGTGCGCTTGGCGCGCACGATGCGCTGGGCGATGGTCGGTTCGGGCTGCAGGAAGGCGCGCGCGATCTCGTCGGTGGTCAATCCGCCGAGCAAGCGCAACGTAAGCGCCACCCGCG is a genomic window of Stenotrophomonas bentonitica containing:
- a CDS encoding RNA polymerase sigma factor, giving the protein MDAALTQRLDTLWRMESPALIARLARMLGGDIGRAEELAQDTWLAALERWPTQGVPDNPGAWLMTTARNRAIDVLRQHQRVAGQHAQWGTELEPQPLPLPDDSDALQDDIGDDLLRLMFVSCHPVLSADARVALTLRLLGGLTTDEIARAFLQPEPTIAQRIVRAKRTLAAKQVAFEVPRQAALPERLGSVLAVVYLIFNEGYAASSGDDWMRPALCEEALRLGRVLQQRLPTWPQVHGLLALMELQASRAAARVDAHGNPILLPEQDRTRWDHLQVARGQAALRQALALGGADDGYVLQAAIADCHASARRAEQTDWARMAALYARLAQVQPSPVVELNRAVAVSRAEGAAVAWPLVEALAEDPRLQDYAPLAAVQGDLLSQMGRNEEAAEAFARAARLTPNARERALLQARAGSR